In the Flavobacterium pallidum genome, one interval contains:
- the tatA gene encoding twin-arginine translocase TatA/TatE family subunit: MVSSIVFLGEFGGPEVIFVIIIILLLFGGKKIPELMRGLGSGVKEFKNAAKEDTPAQKKPASTDPIAPTSPLTPPPAPQDEEKA, translated from the coding sequence ATGGTTTCTTCAATAGTTTTTCTTGGCGAATTTGGTGGTCCGGAAGTAATTTTCGTCATTATAATTATCCTGCTGCTTTTTGGTGGCAAGAAAATTCCGGAATTGATGAGAGGCCTTGGAAGCGGTGTAAAAGAGTTTAAGAATGCTGCAAAAGAGGATACCCCGGCACAGAAAAAACCCGCTTCAACAGACCCGATAGCGCCTACTTCTCCATTAACGCCGCCACCGGCGCCACAGGATGAAGAAAAGGCTTAG
- a CDS encoding twin-arginine translocase TatA/TatE family subunit — translation MNILYVFLGEITPMKVILVLAIVLLMFGGKKIPELMRGLGSGVKEFKNAAKGEDEAPAAHREDEKI, via the coding sequence ATGAATATATTATATGTTTTCCTTGGTGAAATCACTCCGATGAAAGTGATTCTTGTCCTTGCGATTGTTTTGCTGATGTTTGGCGGCAAGAAAATTCCCGAACTGATGCGAGGGCTTGGAAGCGGCGTAAAAGAATTCAAGAATGCTGCGAAAGGAGAAGATGAAGCTCCTGCTGCACATAGAGAAGACGAAAAGATTTAA
- a CDS encoding Tex family protein, producing MTAVQFIQNLVNTAPKNIENTLKLLAEDCTIPFISRYRKDQTGNLDEVVVEQIAKLNSGYQAIIKRKETIVKSVAEQNALTPEFRQKIEQSFDLQELEDLYLPFKKKKKTRADVARENGLEPLAKIIMAQGNDDVDFVSTRFLNKNVKNEDEALQGARDIIAEWVNENIYVRRQLRRLYHRTGLIETKVSRSKKDDEAAQKFSQYFDWSENLAKAPPHRLLAMLRAENEGFVKLKIETDPEEAFDLVSQIIIKKHNDTTPHIQLAIGDSLKRLLLPAISNEALQEAKAKADANSIQVFAANLSQLLLAAPLGEKRILAIDPGYRSGCKIVCLDEKGDLLYNETIYPHAPQNESAIAMKKIKSMVNAYKIEAIAIGNGTASRETEFFIKKIAFDKPVQVFVVSEAGASVYSASKIARDEFPSYDVTVRGSVSIGRRLSDPLAELVKIDPKAIGVGQYQHDVDQGKLKEELDTVVMRCVNSVGVNVNTASRHLLSYVSGIGEKLAENIVQYRSENGPFEDRKQLKKVPRLGEKAFQQGAAFIRISNARNPLDNSAVHPESYPLVEKMAKDLKISVHELIANKEKTALISADKYVTPEIGLLGLKDIIRELEKPGLDPRKSAKVFEFDSNVRTISDLKTGMVLPGIVNNITNFGCFVDVGIKESGLVHISQLKAGFVSDVNEVVKLHQHVQVKVTDVDEARKRVQLSMII from the coding sequence ATGACGGCTGTCCAATTCATACAAAACCTTGTAAATACCGCACCCAAAAACATTGAAAACACGCTGAAGCTCCTGGCCGAAGACTGTACTATCCCATTCATTTCCCGCTATCGCAAAGATCAGACCGGAAACCTCGATGAGGTTGTCGTCGAGCAGATTGCAAAACTGAATTCCGGGTACCAAGCCATCATCAAACGCAAGGAAACCATCGTGAAATCGGTTGCCGAGCAAAATGCGCTCACGCCTGAATTCCGCCAGAAAATCGAGCAAAGTTTCGACCTTCAGGAGCTCGAGGATTTGTACCTCCCTTTTAAGAAAAAGAAAAAGACACGCGCCGATGTAGCCCGCGAAAACGGACTTGAACCCTTGGCTAAAATCATTATGGCGCAAGGGAATGACGATGTCGATTTCGTCTCGACGCGTTTCCTGAATAAAAATGTAAAGAACGAAGATGAGGCATTACAGGGTGCGCGCGATATCATTGCCGAGTGGGTCAATGAAAATATCTATGTACGCAGGCAATTGCGCCGTTTATACCACCGCACCGGACTCATTGAAACCAAAGTCTCCAGATCGAAAAAGGACGATGAAGCTGCGCAGAAATTCAGCCAGTATTTCGACTGGTCCGAAAACCTGGCCAAAGCACCGCCGCACCGTTTGCTGGCGATGCTGCGGGCAGAAAATGAAGGATTTGTAAAGCTTAAGATTGAAACTGATCCTGAGGAAGCTTTTGATCTGGTTAGCCAGATTATCATAAAAAAACATAATGACACCACACCACACATACAACTGGCCATCGGTGACAGCCTGAAACGATTGCTGTTACCGGCGATTTCGAATGAAGCATTGCAGGAAGCCAAAGCCAAAGCAGATGCGAATTCGATCCAGGTTTTCGCGGCGAATTTAAGTCAGTTGCTTTTGGCAGCCCCTTTAGGCGAAAAGAGGATTTTAGCAATAGATCCCGGCTACCGCAGTGGCTGTAAAATCGTGTGCCTGGATGAAAAAGGCGACTTACTTTACAATGAAACCATTTATCCGCACGCGCCGCAAAATGAAAGCGCCATTGCAATGAAAAAAATAAAGTCGATGGTCAATGCCTATAAAATTGAGGCCATCGCTATCGGGAACGGAACCGCGTCACGCGAAACCGAATTTTTCATCAAGAAAATCGCGTTTGATAAGCCCGTGCAGGTTTTTGTGGTCAGTGAGGCCGGCGCTTCGGTTTATTCCGCATCCAAAATTGCGCGCGATGAGTTCCCGTCATATGATGTGACGGTTCGCGGATCGGTTTCCATTGGAAGGAGATTATCGGATCCATTGGCAGAATTGGTGAAAATCGACCCTAAAGCCATTGGCGTAGGCCAATACCAGCATGATGTCGATCAGGGAAAACTGAAAGAGGAATTGGATACGGTAGTGATGCGCTGTGTAAATTCGGTTGGTGTGAACGTTAACACGGCGAGCAGGCATCTGCTGTCGTATGTGAGCGGAATCGGGGAAAAACTGGCTGAAAATATCGTGCAATACCGTTCAGAAAACGGGCCTTTTGAAGATCGGAAGCAATTAAAGAAAGTGCCAAGGCTGGGCGAAAAAGCATTCCAGCAGGGCGCGGCTTTCATCAGGATTTCAAATGCCAGAAATCCGCTGGACAATTCAGCAGTGCATCCTGAAAGTTATCCTTTAGTCGAAAAAATGGCGAAAGACCTGAAGATTTCAGTACATGAACTGATTGCCAATAAGGAAAAAACCGCATTGATTTCAGCGGATAAATATGTTACACCTGAAATCGGATTGCTTGGACTGAAAGACATTATCCGCGAATTGGAAAAGCCCGGGCTTGATCCACGGAAGTCCGCAAAAGTGTTTGAATTCGATAGCAATGTCCGTACGATTTCCGATTTAAAAACTGGAATGGTATTGCCGGGAATTGTAAATAATATTACAAATTTCGGCTGTTTTGTAGATGTCGGCATCAAGGAAAGCGGGTTGGTACACATTTCCCAACTCAAAGCGGGGTTTGTTTCCGATGTGAATGAAGTGGTGAAACTGCACCAGCACGTTCAGGTAAAAGTGACCGACGTAGATGAAGCCAGGAAAAGAGTGCAGCTCAGTATGATTATATAA
- a CDS encoding helix-turn-helix domain-containing protein produces the protein MEAIGERILKVRKQKGMSQEQLADLSKINLRTLQRIEKGDNEPRGNTLKQICEVLQINIEELVDYGKIDDRKYLVFLHLSVMTGIIIPLGNIILPAILWLNKRDKIINVDVHGKSILNFQILFTILVNVFLVIGVYGKISHDYQIPSFFYIYYLLIIVALLYPIFIASRINKGNNKKFYPNLIRFVK, from the coding sequence ATGGAAGCTATTGGAGAAAGAATTCTAAAAGTAAGGAAGCAGAAGGGAATGTCCCAGGAACAGCTGGCCGATTTGTCAAAAATCAATTTGCGTACATTACAGCGTATTGAAAAAGGCGATAACGAACCACGCGGAAATACCTTAAAGCAAATCTGCGAGGTTTTACAAATCAATATTGAAGAATTGGTGGATTATGGTAAAATCGATGACCGAAAGTACCTTGTTTTTCTTCATTTATCTGTAATGACAGGAATCATTATTCCTTTGGGAAACATTATTCTTCCTGCAATTTTGTGGCTTAACAAACGCGATAAAATCATCAATGTAGATGTTCACGGAAAAAGCATCCTCAATTTCCAGATTTTATTTACCATACTTGTAAATGTCTTTTTGGTCATAGGGGTTTATGGCAAAATCTCACATGACTATCAAATCCCGTCATTTTTTTATATTTATTACCTGTTGATCATAGTGGCTTTGCTTTACCCGATTTTCATTGCCTCAAGAATCAATAAAGGAAATAATAAAAAATTCTACCCGAATCTGATTAGATTTGTGAAATAA
- the rpiB gene encoding ribose 5-phosphate isomerase B, with product MKISIGNDHAGPDYKKAIVKMLEEKGHQVTNHGTDTTDSVDYPDFGHPVAQDVENGNADFGIVICGSGNGINMTVNKHQGIRSALCWTKEISALARQHNNANIISIPARFTSIPQAVEMVDTFLNTAFEGGRHANRVDKIACS from the coding sequence ATGAAAATCTCCATCGGAAACGACCACGCAGGCCCTGATTATAAAAAAGCGATCGTCAAAATGCTCGAAGAAAAAGGGCATCAGGTAACCAACCACGGAACAGATACTACGGACAGCGTGGATTATCCGGATTTCGGGCATCCCGTCGCTCAGGATGTCGAAAATGGAAATGCGGACTTCGGCATCGTCATCTGCGGAAGCGGAAACGGTATCAACATGACCGTCAACAAACACCAGGGCATCCGTTCAGCTTTATGCTGGACCAAGGAAATTTCGGCGCTGGCGCGCCAACATAATAATGCAAATATCATCAGCATCCCGGCGCGGTTCACTTCAATCCCGCAGGCTGTGGAGATGGTCGATACGTTCCTGAATACCGCTTTTGAAGGCGGACGCCATGCCAACCGCGTGGATAAAATAGCTTGCAGCTAG
- the rnr gene encoding ribonuclease R, which produces MSHKPKKFGKKEKDFSGKILKILAAHANKGFNHKQIAAILDVDDTKSRNEIIKDLKILASQNKIIESEPGKYLVKAISKDYYEGTIDMTSRKTAYFICKDEFAEDVFIPTNNLNHALDKDKVKVYVYNRRKGKRPEGEVIEIVERSKTEFVGVIDIQKNFAFVSTANAKMYTDIFIPKDKIGDAEQGDVVIAKIEDWPKKADSPFGSIIKVLGKPGEHDTEIHAILAEYGLPYDFPIDVEVFAQKLDTEIHPEEIARRRDMRDTLTFTIDPKDAKDFDDALSFKKLENGNYEIGIHIADVSYYLEEGTILDDEAYQRGTSVYLVDRVVPMLPEVLSNFACSLRPNEEKYTFSAIFELTEKAVVVNQWFGRTVIYSDQRFAYEEAQYIIETKDETIPAEISLTGEAYPVPDPIVEATLKLDELAKILRSKRMADGAISFDKVEVKFNLNENAEPVGVYFKQSKDANHLIEEFMLLANRKVAEFIGKQKKTFVYRIHDEPNEDKLMNLQGIISKFGYSINFKSKKDISQSLNNLLENVQGKKEQNLVDTLTIRSMSKAKYSTDNIGHYGLAFDYYSHFTSPIRRYPDVMVHRLLQYYLDGGKSVSEELYEEKCEHASNMESLATNAERDSIKYMQVKYMQDHQDEEFLGVISGVTEWGIYVEILANKCEGMCRIREIKDDYYTFDEKQYALVGEVSKNILQLGDEVFVKVKNADLVKKQLDFHFIRRNE; this is translated from the coding sequence ATGAGTCACAAGCCAAAAAAGTTTGGAAAGAAAGAGAAAGACTTCTCAGGGAAAATACTAAAAATACTCGCTGCACACGCCAATAAGGGTTTTAACCACAAGCAGATTGCAGCCATCCTCGATGTTGACGATACCAAAAGCCGAAACGAAATTATAAAGGACCTTAAAATCCTTGCTTCCCAGAATAAAATCATAGAATCAGAACCCGGAAAATATTTAGTGAAAGCCATCAGTAAGGATTATTATGAAGGCACGATCGATATGACCAGCAGGAAAACAGCCTATTTTATTTGTAAAGATGAATTTGCTGAAGATGTTTTTATTCCGACAAACAACCTCAATCATGCACTCGATAAGGACAAAGTCAAAGTGTATGTTTACAACCGACGCAAAGGCAAACGTCCTGAAGGCGAGGTCATTGAAATCGTGGAACGAAGCAAAACCGAGTTCGTCGGCGTGATCGATATCCAAAAGAATTTTGCTTTCGTTTCTACCGCCAATGCCAAAATGTATACCGATATTTTTATCCCGAAAGATAAGATAGGCGATGCCGAACAAGGGGATGTCGTGATTGCAAAAATCGAAGACTGGCCGAAAAAAGCTGACAGTCCTTTCGGTTCTATCATAAAGGTACTTGGAAAACCTGGTGAACATGATACTGAAATCCATGCGATTTTAGCAGAATACGGTTTGCCTTATGACTTCCCGATCGATGTGGAAGTATTTGCGCAAAAGCTTGATACGGAAATCCATCCCGAAGAAATCGCCAGGCGCCGCGACATGCGTGATACGCTGACATTTACGATTGACCCTAAAGATGCAAAGGATTTTGATGATGCCCTGTCCTTCAAAAAGCTGGAAAATGGCAACTACGAAATCGGGATCCACATTGCCGATGTGTCCTACTATCTCGAAGAAGGAACTATTCTTGACGATGAAGCATACCAACGAGGCACTTCGGTATATCTCGTAGACCGCGTGGTACCGATGCTTCCGGAGGTGTTGTCGAATTTCGCGTGTTCGCTTCGTCCGAACGAAGAAAAATATACTTTTTCAGCGATTTTTGAATTGACGGAAAAAGCAGTGGTCGTCAACCAGTGGTTCGGACGGACCGTGATTTATTCGGACCAGCGTTTTGCTTATGAGGAAGCCCAGTATATCATAGAAACAAAAGACGAAACCATCCCTGCAGAAATCTCCCTGACCGGTGAAGCTTATCCTGTTCCCGATCCGATTGTGGAAGCCACTTTAAAGCTCGATGAGCTTGCTAAAATTTTACGATCAAAAAGAATGGCCGATGGTGCGATTTCTTTCGATAAAGTCGAAGTGAAATTCAACCTGAACGAAAATGCAGAACCTGTCGGCGTGTACTTTAAGCAATCTAAAGATGCGAATCACCTGATTGAGGAATTTATGCTTTTAGCCAACAGGAAAGTGGCGGAATTCATCGGAAAACAAAAGAAAACCTTCGTGTACCGGATCCACGATGAGCCAAATGAGGACAAATTAATGAACCTTCAGGGCATCATTTCAAAATTCGGCTACAGCATCAATTTCAAATCCAAAAAAGATATTTCGCAGTCGCTGAACAACTTACTAGAAAATGTCCAGGGAAAAAAAGAGCAAAATCTTGTAGATACCCTGACCATCCGAAGCATGAGCAAAGCCAAATATTCAACGGATAATATAGGCCATTACGGTCTGGCGTTCGATTATTATTCGCATTTCACTTCGCCAATCCGCCGTTATCCTGACGTGATGGTGCACCGCCTGCTGCAATATTATCTCGATGGCGGCAAATCAGTAAGTGAGGAATTGTATGAAGAAAAATGTGAGCACGCCTCTAATATGGAATCTTTAGCCACCAATGCCGAACGCGACAGCATCAAGTACATGCAGGTCAAATACATGCAGGACCATCAGGATGAGGAATTTTTGGGAGTGATTTCCGGTGTTACCGAATGGGGAATTTACGTGGAAATCCTGGCAAACAAATGTGAAGGCATGTGCCGTATCCGTGAAATCAAAGACGATTATTATACGTTTGATGAGAAGCAATATGCGCTGGTTGGAGAAGTTTCAAAAAATATACTGCAACTCGGTGACGAAGTTTTCGTTAAGGTAAAAAATGCCGATCTGGTGAAGAAACAGCTTGATTTCCATTTCATCCGGCGCAATGAATAA
- a CDS encoding head GIN domain-containing protein, with protein sequence MKKLALILIVLIANISLAQTNKTLGDFSDVKVFDRINVELIQSSENRIEISGKRSDEVEIVNKNGLLKIRMKFGKLLEGDDVKAKLYFKNIQSVDGSEGAYIISDEIFRQTSFEITAKEGAEIRLALDVSKAKIKSVTGGIVKVHGSAQNQEAALGTGGILEAAELKTVQTTVSITTGGEADVQATELVDAKVRAGGTITIYGNPKQINKKTVLGGDIVESKQ encoded by the coding sequence ATGAAAAAGTTAGCCCTGATTCTGATAGTACTGATTGCCAATATTTCTTTGGCACAAACCAATAAAACGCTTGGCGATTTCAGTGATGTCAAGGTTTTTGACCGGATTAATGTAGAGTTGATTCAATCTTCTGAAAACAGGATTGAAATCAGCGGAAAAAGAAGCGACGAAGTAGAAATCGTAAACAAAAACGGCCTCCTGAAAATACGAATGAAGTTCGGTAAACTGCTTGAAGGCGATGATGTTAAAGCTAAATTGTATTTCAAAAATATCCAGAGTGTGGATGGAAGTGAAGGCGCTTACATCATCAGTGACGAGATCTTCAGGCAGACTTCTTTTGAAATTACTGCTAAAGAAGGTGCCGAAATCAGGTTGGCACTCGATGTTTCCAAAGCAAAAATAAAATCGGTAACCGGCGGCATCGTGAAAGTCCACGGAAGTGCGCAAAACCAGGAAGCGGCACTCGGAACCGGCGGTATCCTTGAAGCCGCTGAATTGAAAACAGTACAAACTACCGTATCGATCACAACCGGAGGAGAAGCCGATGTTCAAGCGACGGAACTCGTAGATGCAAAGGTCAGGGCAGGAGGGACCATCACGATTTACGGCAATCCGAAACAGATTAACAAGAAGACGGTTTTGGGCGGTGACATTGTAGAATCAAAACAGTGA
- a CDS encoding LysE family translocator: MIQDILLGIPLGILLCFMIGPVFFVLLETAATKGFRAAMVFDLGVVTADIVFIAVAFFSSYRLINRIKDDPALYIFGGLIMVTYGIISYLKLKKNAKTEPEEPELEIIKKNYGSLYLKGFLLNFINVGVLGFWVLVFITFGPSLQLDYSRMSIFFASVIGTYLAVDIMKMLLAKKLKNKMTPANIMKIKKVTSILLVIFGISIMLQGWFPSDQKFVKDAVNIIGPHDKK; the protein is encoded by the coding sequence ATGATTCAGGACATTTTATTAGGCATTCCATTAGGCATTTTATTATGTTTCATGATAGGTCCTGTTTTTTTTGTATTGCTTGAAACCGCCGCCACCAAAGGATTCCGTGCTGCAATGGTTTTCGATTTGGGTGTCGTTACCGCTGATATTGTTTTCATTGCCGTCGCTTTTTTCAGCAGTTACCGATTGATCAACAGGATTAAGGATGATCCCGCATTATACATTTTCGGCGGATTGATTATGGTGACTTATGGCATTATTTCGTACCTGAAATTAAAGAAGAATGCCAAAACAGAACCCGAAGAACCCGAACTCGAAATCATAAAGAAAAACTACGGAAGCCTTTATCTGAAAGGATTCCTGCTGAATTTCATCAACGTGGGCGTATTGGGTTTCTGGGTATTGGTCTTCATTACTTTCGGGCCTTCGTTGCAACTGGATTATTCCCGGATGTCCATATTTTTTGCCTCAGTAATAGGAACTTACCTCGCGGTGGATATCATGAAAATGCTTTTGGCAAAAAAGCTGAAAAACAAGATGACTCCGGCCAATATTATGAAAATCAAGAAAGTCACGAGTATCCTTTTGGTCATTTTCGGGATCTCTATTATGCTGCAGGGCTGGTTTCCAAGCGACCAGAAGTTCGTGAAGGATGCGGTGAATATTATTGGGCCGCATGATAAAAAGTAA
- the folB gene encoding dihydroneopterin aldolase translates to MGTIKLKNIRTHSFHGCLEEESKIGSDYIVNLEIKTDLRKSSVSDELSDTVDYVLLNRIVMEEMAIRSKLLEHVAHRIIKRIFKEIAAVSRIIVAVSKVNPPINGDVELVTIEMEEYRN, encoded by the coding sequence ATGGGAACTATAAAACTCAAAAATATACGTACGCATTCCTTTCATGGCTGCCTTGAAGAAGAAAGTAAAATCGGGTCTGATTATATCGTAAACCTTGAAATCAAAACTGATTTGAGGAAATCTTCGGTTTCAGATGAGCTTTCGGATACTGTGGATTATGTCTTGTTAAACCGCATCGTTATGGAGGAAATGGCGATTCGTTCAAAATTGCTCGAACATGTCGCGCATCGTATCATCAAGCGCATTTTTAAGGAAATAGCGGCCGTTTCAAGGATTATTGTAGCGGTTTCAAAAGTCAATCCACCGATCAATGGCGACGTGGAATTGGTGACGATTGAGATGGAAGAGTATCGGAATTAA
- a CDS encoding glutamine--tRNA ligase/YqeY domain fusion protein, with protein sequence MSTEEKSLNFIEQIIEEDLTKGLSNAKLRFRFPPEPNGYLHIGHASSIALNFGLGISYDAPVNLRFDDTNPAKEEQEFVDAIKRDVQWLGYKWAEERYASDYFQQLYDWAVIFIKNGKAYVDSQTSEAMAEQKGTPSTEGTESPYRNRSIEENLDLFERMKKGEFPEGTHILRAKIDMKSTNMLMRDPIMYRILHKHHHRTGDDWCIYPMYDWAHGESDYIEQISHSFCTLEFLPHRELYDWFLDQIYDENKVRPKQREFARRNLSHTVVSKRKLLKLVQDNHVTGWDDPRMSTISGLRRRGYTPAALRNFAEVIGIAKRDNLIDVSRLEACIREDLNKTAPRVMAVLDPVKLIITNYPEEKEEWLDAENNQEDETAGFRKVPFSREIYIEREDFMEDAPAKFFRLSIDREVRLKNAYIIKGESVVKDADGNITEIHATYDTDSLSGSGTEASQRKVSGTLHWVSIAHAIPAEVRLYDRLFNEEAPDTHKEKDFLEFVNPDSLKVVTGYLEPSLKSAENEDKFQFQRLGYFTVDKDSTAEKPVFNKTVGLKDAWEEKGKKEENAINNSLKEINKYFKVESDEERLTIENFIAENIKSISSFSLLQNAIRKNVNNNKSSLLFSNFILKYADKIKYSDVDAEVLEKLYAMSLRSESIFVKKSVIENLKNDAANFEKFQTEILKVQ encoded by the coding sequence ATGTCGACCGAAGAGAAATCGCTGAATTTTATAGAACAAATCATTGAGGAAGATCTTACAAAAGGCCTTTCAAATGCTAAACTGCGTTTCCGTTTCCCGCCGGAACCTAATGGTTACCTGCACATCGGGCATGCGAGCTCGATTGCGCTGAATTTTGGCCTCGGAATCAGTTACGACGCCCCGGTAAATCTGCGTTTTGACGATACAAATCCAGCTAAAGAAGAGCAGGAGTTCGTAGATGCCATTAAACGCGACGTGCAATGGCTTGGTTACAAATGGGCTGAGGAACGCTATGCATCTGATTATTTTCAGCAATTGTACGATTGGGCTGTGATTTTCATCAAAAATGGTAAAGCTTATGTAGATAGCCAGACCTCGGAAGCTATGGCCGAACAGAAGGGAACGCCATCGACTGAAGGTACCGAAAGTCCGTACAGGAATCGCTCCATCGAAGAAAACCTCGATTTATTTGAAAGGATGAAAAAAGGTGAATTTCCCGAAGGAACGCACATCCTTCGTGCGAAAATCGACATGAAATCGACCAATATGCTGATGCGTGACCCGATCATGTACCGCATTTTGCACAAACACCACCACCGTACCGGCGACGATTGGTGCATTTACCCGATGTACGACTGGGCACATGGCGAAAGCGATTATATCGAACAGATTTCGCATTCGTTCTGTACGCTTGAATTCCTTCCGCACCGAGAATTGTATGACTGGTTCCTGGATCAGATTTATGATGAAAATAAAGTAAGGCCTAAACAGCGTGAATTTGCCAGAAGGAACCTGAGCCATACCGTGGTAAGCAAAAGGAAATTACTGAAACTCGTGCAGGACAATCACGTGACGGGATGGGATGATCCAAGGATGTCTACGATTTCCGGATTGCGCAGAAGAGGTTATACCCCCGCTGCACTACGTAATTTTGCTGAAGTAATAGGGATTGCCAAGCGTGATAACCTGATCGATGTTTCCCGTTTGGAAGCCTGTATCCGTGAAGATCTGAATAAAACAGCACCTCGTGTCATGGCGGTTTTGGATCCGGTGAAGCTGATCATCACCAACTATCCTGAGGAAAAAGAAGAGTGGCTTGATGCAGAAAATAACCAGGAAGACGAAACGGCAGGTTTCAGGAAAGTGCCTTTTTCAAGGGAAATTTATATTGAAAGGGAAGATTTCATGGAAGACGCTCCGGCAAAATTTTTCCGTTTGAGTATCGACAGGGAAGTGAGGCTGAAGAATGCTTATATCATTAAAGGTGAAAGTGTTGTAAAAGATGCAGATGGCAATATTACTGAAATCCATGCCACTTATGATACGGACAGTTTAAGCGGAAGCGGCACCGAAGCCAGTCAACGGAAAGTGTCCGGAACACTGCACTGGGTTTCGATTGCACATGCGATTCCTGCTGAAGTGCGCTTGTATGACCGCCTTTTCAATGAAGAAGCACCCGATACACATAAGGAAAAGGACTTCCTTGAATTTGTAAACCCGGATTCATTGAAAGTCGTTACAGGTTATCTGGAGCCGAGCCTGAAATCGGCTGAAAATGAAGATAAATTCCAGTTTCAGAGATTGGGTTATTTTACGGTTGATAAGGATTCTACGGCTGAAAAACCGGTTTTTAATAAAACTGTCGGATTGAAAGATGCCTGGGAAGAAAAAGGTAAAAAGGAGGAAAATGCCATTAATAATTCACTTAAGGAAATCAATAAATATTTCAAGGTGGAAAGCGATGAGGAACGCTTAACGATTGAAAATTTCATAGCTGAAAACATCAAATCGATCAGCAGTTTCAGTTTGCTGCAGAATGCCATCCGAAAAAATGTAAACAACAATAAATCGTCGTTGCTTTTTTCAAACTTCATTCTGAAATATGCAGATAAGATCAAATATTCAGATGTTGATGCCGAGGTTTTGGAAAAACTATATGCGATGTCTTTAAGGAGTGAATCAATTTTCGTAAAAAAATCGGTGATTGAAAACCTCAAAAATGATGCAGCGAACTTTGAAAAGTTTCAAACTGAAATTTTGAAAGTACAATAA
- a CDS encoding YtxH domain-containing protein, with the protein MANDRGNTIIAVLAGAAIGAALGILFAPDKGSNTRGKIKGGFDDKKDELKNKFGELSEKVKSKFSATKADLESSFDDLVANVDEHTEDVIATLEKKLAELKKTAEASKTKQ; encoded by the coding sequence ATGGCAAACGATAGGGGAAATACCATCATCGCCGTTTTGGCAGGAGCAGCCATCGGCGCAGCACTCGGAATTTTATTTGCTCCGGACAAAGGGTCCAACACCCGTGGAAAAATCAAAGGCGGTTTTGACGACAAAAAAGATGAACTTAAAAACAAGTTTGGTGAACTGTCGGAAAAAGTGAAATCAAAATTTTCAGCCACCAAAGCCGATCTTGAATCCAGTTTCGATGACCTGGTGGCCAATGTAGATGAACATACAGAAGATGTCATCGCTACTTTGGAGAAAAAACTCGCAGAACTGAAAAAAACAGCTGAAGCTTCAAAAACCAAACAATAA
- a CDS encoding competence protein yields the protein MAFEEIKENADDLQEQAKAFLETNVSYYKLWLFKVAMKSTTMLLKIFLLSMVFVFVMLFFSIAGALAIGYALDNFAYGFLIIGGFYMIIGFFVYRIKDKIVEGPILEKFSEFFFND from the coding sequence ATGGCTTTCGAAGAAATCAAGGAAAACGCGGACGATTTGCAGGAACAGGCCAAAGCTTTCCTGGAAACCAACGTGTCGTATTATAAATTGTGGCTATTTAAAGTGGCCATGAAATCGACGACGATGCTGTTGAAGATTTTCCTGTTGAGCATGGTCTTTGTTTTTGTGATGCTTTTTTTCTCGATTGCAGGCGCTTTGGCGATTGGATATGCACTGGATAATTTTGCTTACGGATTTTTAATTATTGGTGGATTTTATATGATCATCGGATTTTTCGTGTACCGTATCAAAGATAAAATTGTCGAAGGCCCGATCCTCGAGAAATTCTCCGAATTCTTTTTCAACGATTAA
- a CDS encoding DUF6327 family protein yields the protein MENKRYSSYEEIDRDLEILKLEKEIQFRKLSQSFGRAKDSLSPGQMIKNSLPSVAVNVLSGLSGPIKGMALSFILKKLFKI from the coding sequence ATGGAAAATAAAAGATACAGCTCTTATGAGGAAATCGACCGCGATCTTGAAATCCTGAAATTGGAGAAGGAAATTCAGTTCAGGAAATTGTCTCAGAGTTTTGGAAGGGCAAAAGACAGCCTGTCGCCGGGGCAGATGATCAAGAACAGTTTGCCATCGGTAGCGGTGAATGTCCTGAGCGGATTGTCCGGCCCGATAAAAGGCATGGCGTTGTCGTTTATACTGAAGAAACTATTTAAGATTTAA